GCACGACGACACACCCACACCCATGAGACTATACGTCACAGGTGCCAAGCGCAACATGACCAAGGGCAGGCTCACGATGCAACATCTAGAGACGCTCAAGGTAGACGACAACGGCATCATACACCACGGAGATAGTGCCAGCGGGCGCATCTTCCACACAGACAAGACGGGGCAGTACATCTCAGAGTTTACTCACGACAACGGGGAGCAACCCCTATACACGGAGGCAACCTACACCAACGAGGAGATCTACCCCTCGCACGTCTCAACGATCCAAAGCGTCACCAAGGTCAAAGACCACTTCGAGGTCAACAGCGACTTCGACTACAGCAAGCTTCGCATCGATGGCGAGCAGATGCAGGTAGTCTTTCAATCGGGCAACCTTGCGGGGCGGGACTTTGACGCTAAGCATTTCGCCTCCTCGGGCAGGCTCGCTATTGTCCCCAAGGAGGAGGACGACACGACGCTACCCAACGACACGCTATGCCCCAAGGTCGGTGACCAATACATCGTCACGGGCATCAAGCTCCCCGACAAGTACATCACGGAGGCACAGCGCAAGCTCACAGAGGAGGCACTGCGACACCTACTCAAGCTCCAGCAACAGCGGTACAGCTACAAGGCGGAGATAGACCCCGTCTACCTCCACAACCACAAGACCACCATCGGCACCAAGCTAGACGTGGGCAAGTACGTACACCTCACCGACCAGCAGATAGCCGTCGGTGATCCATATATACGCATCATAGCCAAGCGCACCTACCTCGACCGCCCGCACACCCCCGAGATCGAGCTGTCCAACGAGGTGGAGCGACTCAGCCTCCTCGACCGACTCATCCGTGACACCGACGGCATGATCCTCGACAGCAAGCTCATCCTCGGCAGAGTCAACAGCCAAGGGCTAACCCTCTCCGACTACAGCCAGCGACTCACCACAGCCGAGGAGGGTTTGCGGGGCACGCTCAGTAGCGAGGCTTTCCAACAGTGGCAGGCGGGCGACCTCGCCAAGGCACTCGCAGGCAAGCAACCCGCTGGCAACTACCAGCCCGCAGGCAACTACGCCTTCACCAGCCAGCTCGTCACGAGCCAACAGCAGGCAGTCGCCGAGGCGGTCAAGCAGGCTGGCGAGATGGACAAGCAAATCAAGGTGGGGGGAAGGAATCTGATTGTCACTAGTCGCTGGAAAGCGGGCTATCTGTATGGAGATAGAGACGAGAACGCCTACCCCGTAGGGAGCGAGAACTACAAAGTATTAGTCGGATATGACACATTCCGCTTTGACCCCGTCTACATCCCTACGCTAGGCGAGCGAGAGGTGACCTACAAGCTCTACGACAACGGAGGTTCCAAAAACGGAACTGTACAGATACACGCATACGACAAGGACAAGAAGTTCCTTTGGTGGTCGGTTGACGGCTGGAATGGAACGATTGGTCACACGAATGCTTGGACGCTACCAACTGACACCGCCTACATAAGGTTAGGAGTAACAAACGAGAATGTCAGAGCCAAGGTAGAGTTCGGGACAGTCGCAACCGACTGGACACCCGCCCCCGAGGACGTGGCGGAGAGCGTCAGCACGGTAAACACGAGCTTGGTCTCGCTCGCCAGCACGCTAGAGAGCCACAAGACAGCTACGGCACAGAGCTTTGCGGAGCTGAGCGACCACCCGCTGACCATAGACGAGAACGGCTATTGGCAGATATGGAGCGTCAAGGAGGGGGCGTACAAGACCACGCAGTATCAGTCACGAGGACGAGACGGCGAAGACGCAGGACGCTATCTAGGCAGGGCTAAGCGCATACACCGTGACTTCAACGGCAACTACCTACTAGAGACCGAATCTAGCTGGCGGACAGCCCAAGAGGGCGACTATGTGTATCTAGTCGGAGACCTATCTAACAGAGGAGGAGACAAGGACACTTACTACATCGTCCGTGAGCATAAGGGCAACACCGTATGGGAGGTGTACGACATCAAGGGAGAAAAGGGAGACACGCCAAATCTCTCTCTCGACAGCCAGTACCGCCTAGTAGCAGACGGACAGCTAGTTAGTCAGCAATCACTCAAGGGCGAGGCAGGACATTCGCCCGAACCCGAGGAGGTGCTGAAGGAGCCACAATTCCGCAAGTTACTCAAAGGTGAGGTAGACACGCAGGTCAAGCCCGTAAGGGAGAGCCTCACCACCGTCACGAACAACCTCTCCACCGCCAACACCGCCATCTCAGCCCTGCAGGATGTCGCCCTCACGACCGAGCAAAAGAGCGACCTAGGCTATCTGACGCACTCGCTACAAGTGCTGAGGAGCGGTAACAATAACACCCTCGAGGGCTTAGCACTCCAACGCCTCATAGCACTCAGTGGCAACGGCAAAGACATATCCGCCTACCTAGCTAGTGACACACTAGGCGCAGTCCTCAAAGCAGGCATCACGGGCTTCGGCACGGCTAACGAGCGGGAGCAGGTCGAGATAACGCACCAAGGCACTGGACACTTCGGCAACCTATACTTCACGGGCAATCAGATTGACTTCAAGACGGGACGTGACGATGCTCCGTACCTTTCTATCGGTGCTGAGGAGGCTACATTTATCGACAGCTTCGTCAACGAGGCACGTGTCGTGGACACTCCCGTCTCCGTTAGCTCCGTGAGCCTCACAGCGAGCAACGCAGAGTACCAGCGCACCATAAGCGTGGCTAATGACGGCACCCGCCTGACGATTTCGCTGGAGAAAATCAACGTAGCGGTCTATGGGTCGTCAAAGCTCCGTCTCACGCTAGACGGCGATACGCTTGCTGAGTGGAGAGGTGACGCTAGGTACATAGACACCGGCCAACACGCAACGGATGGTGGCGGTAGCTTCAGAATTGACTATACCCCTTACGAGGCGAGCAACCTCTCTTACGAGCGAGTGGTCAAGGCGGGCAGTCACACCGTACGCCTAGAGATAGTCTCCCCCCGCAACGGCAACGCCACGGTCAATTGGCTACGAGTCCGCAGACGCTACGACACAGGCGCACAGCAGAGCGCACTGACCAAGAGCGGACTACGACTCTTTGCCTCGCCCGACCGATACTTTGACGTGGACTATCGCAAGAGCGTATGGTACTCAGCTCCTAACCAGATGAGTACGTGGCAATCCAACCCCTACCTTGTCCGCATCAAGGGCGGAGCCAAGGTCGACAAGCTGACGGCTGAGGAGCTGGACGCGCCAGGCGTGCCGTTGTGCGGAGCGAGCTTCAACACTAACGGAACGCAGATTAAAGCGTTTGGGAAGTACGTCAATAAGAGAGGCTCGACCAGAGCGCAAGCAGAGTACGATTATGGTATGGCAGCCTTTAAGGTCTACCACAGCATCGGTCACACCAACTACATACCAATCGTGCAGGTCTCTGGCTTTGCGAGCAACGACATCAATTGGTCGCTCACGCCACGAGTGTACAACATCACTTCGGAGTACTTTGTAGTCCGCATCCTTACCAACAACGACAATCCGACAGCCAGAGGTATCTCCTACGTAGCGTACAAGACAATGTAGCATCTTCACGGAGAAAACTCTATATTTGCATCACAACAACATAAACAGATACAACTATGAAACACTTCGCACCGCTACTCCTACTCGGAGCAATCCTACTAACAGCCTGCACCCCAAAGCAGGAGCCGACACAGAAGGGGCTAGCCCCATCAGCTAGACTTTACATTAACGTCAGAAACGAACCTATGAGAGACGCACAAGACACAACCGCAACAGAAGACTCCGTACCCACACCACGAGAGGTCGTGGAGCAGGCAGATTGCTTCCTCTTCACAGACCCAGAGACGGGCAAGCCAGATTGTCCGCTAGCTATTGGAGATGGGCAAAAAGACTGCGAGAACGAGCGCATCGTAATGTGGAGTGGACAGATTATGAACGACTCAAACAACAAGGAGGGGCGACTAGAGCTGAACCCCTACTTCTTCAAAGTCCGTGACCTCCGCATACTCGCATTGCTACGAGACGGAGAGACAGAGCAGCGCATCGTAGCCTACATCCCCAACAAGCGTATGGAGGAGGCAGAAATTGCCATAACGACCGCCTACAACGACCGCAACTATGACGAGGTCTACCGCCTCTTCCAAGAGCTCTACACCGCCATACCCACCACAACCGCCCGGTGGGAGGCGCTAAAAGCCAAAGGCGAGCAATAGCCACGAGCAACACCACCACGACAGCCCCCACCAGCCGACCAGCCCGTGGGGGCTTGTTGTATCCCAGCCCGAGGCACTATCCATATCCACAAATTCACTACCTTTGTGGACAGAGCGAGCGACCCCGCCAGCACCCCATTTTGTACACTTTTGATGCTCCGTTGTTGCTCACTCAATCGCATCAAAGACGTGACAATCACAAAACCAACACATTACAACCATCCACGGACTTTTGGGGTGTGAAAGATTTACATTGACTCGTAGTAACTCCCACATAATATTGCTTTGCATTGAATTCTATCAGAAGGTTTGAGCCACCCCGATAACCACCACTACAATTAATTTCCAGTACTGAGAAATTAGTTATCTCCTTCTCGCGATTTACAATAGCCTTTCTATGATTATATGAGAACCAAGCATATAGAAAGATGGCTAATAAGCCAATATTTATTAGACAAACAACGCTTCTACTTCTTTTCATTATTGGTTGTTGTTTTGGGTTGCTCTTTGAGTTTTACTATCGGCTGTTTTTGAAATGGTCTATCTGGAGGCATAGGTACTACCATTCAGGACGGTAGATATGCCCTTTACTGGAAATGTCACCTTGCTGACAACAGGAAGTCCATTGCTCACGGCATCATAGCTGTAGAGATTGTCCATGATACCACAATGCCTCAGAACGTTAGAGTGTGTGATTGAGTTCATAGTGCTTTCCTACTTAAGGAGCAGGAGCTCTGAAATGGTCTTTTTTCTTGATTCTGTATATGTAGACTTTATCCGTTTCTGCATCCGCGCATGTCGGTGTCAAGTACACCCTGCTTACAAATGTAGGAAAAAACTTGGTAGGCGGGTCGCACATTTTCATTTAACTCTTGTGCGTACATTCCACCCGCCCACCAAAACCCCACTGGGACAGACAGCGCGTTATGACTCTCGCCTCATCAAGTTTCGGGGTAAAACGCCCAGAAACTCCTTTTCCCTATGAAACTTGGGTTATGGATGAGCCTGTATCCATCTAACCCGAGACTGTTGCAAAAGTCAACAGTCTCACAATCTTGCTCGCAAGATTGTCCTGACTTTGCAGAAAGGATGAAGCGCAAGGCGCTGAGGGTGAGGTCTGAAGGGAGCATACCTCCGTATGTGACCGAAGCCGAATCCCGAAAGCAACACAGCGATTCGCCTTTATGCAGCAGTCTCAACCCATGTATCAAGCGGGTTATGATCCAGGAGCTATAATCCAAAATATCCACGTGGAGATGCGATTTCTCCACGTGGATATCTAGTGTGTGTATGGGCTACTTAGTTTGCTTTTTGAGCCAGTTTCTTCTGATGCCGCTTGCCTACAGCCAGCACCGTGATGTAGCCCACGATGCCTGAGGTAAGGCTACCTGCTAGGATACCCAGCTTGGCCTCGCTGAGCCAGTCGAGGTGCAGATGTACATCGTATGATAGACTGGCGATAAACATAGAGACCGTAAAGCCGATACCACCCAAGATAGATACCGCAAAGAGCATGGCCGGGTAGACCCCATCGCTCCACTGATGTCGCGTCAGCAGTATATAGACATAGGTAAAGAGGAAGATGCCGACAGGCTTACCGATGAATAGTCCTAGCATGACTGCAAAGGGGAGCGTCGAGATATCGCCCATACTAAAGGTCGAGAAGTCGATGCCTGCATTGACAAACGCAAAGACAGGTAGGATCAAGTAGTTGACCCAACCTGTGAGCGCATGCTCCAGACGCTGTACCGGAGGAATTGCAGCTGAGGCTGCTTGGCGCAAACTATTGATCATCGCAATGTCAGATCCATCTAGGTGGGTCGTCTGTCCCTTCTTAGCGCTCTCTTCTGTAGGGAGCATCTTAGAGATAGCACCCGCGAGGCTGCCCAGTTGGTGACGAGATACAGAAGTGGTCATAGGCATCGCTAGAGCCACCATGACACCTGCGATGGTGGTGTGGATGCCGCTCTGTAGGAAGAAGAACCACACGACAAAGAGTCCGATCATGTAGAGCCCAATGTTACGTATCCCTGCGCGCCCTAAGAGAGCCAAGACAACAACGACCGCCAGCCCGAGTCCGAGCATCAGCAGGTTGATACCAGAGGAGTAAAAGAGCGCTATCACGATGATACCGCCTATATCGTCAGCCACTGCTAGCGTAGTCATAAAGACACGTAGTGAGACAGGGACATGATCCTTCAGAACCATCAGCACCGCCAGGACAAAGGCTATATCTGTAGCCATTGGGATAGCTGCGCCTCGGCTTGCGTCACCCGCAGGAGC
The sequence above is a segment of the Porphyromonas vaginalis genome. Coding sequences within it:
- the nhaA gene encoding Na+/H+ antiporter NhaA, coding for MSSTNRILRPIQRFTIRKVDSSVVLFLATIVALIVANSPLRDLYHSLLAMPINLNILGLDIFQYHGEPMSFLVFANDVLMVFFFFVVGLDIKQQLLVGELSSVKKAMMPVVGAIGGMIMPILLFWLIAPAGDASRGAAIPMATDIAFVLAVLMVLKDHVPVSLRVFMTTLAVADDIGGIIVIALFYSSGINLLMLGLGLAVVVVLALLGRAGIRNIGLYMIGLFVVWFFFLQSGIHTTIAGVMVALAMPMTTSVSRHQLGSLAGAISKMLPTEESAKKGQTTHLDGSDIAMINSLRQAASAAIPPVQRLEHALTGWVNYLILPVFAFVNAGIDFSTFSMGDISTLPFAVMLGLFIGKPVGIFLFTYVYILLTRHQWSDGVYPAMLFAVSILGGIGFTVSMFIASLSYDVHLHLDWLSEAKLGILAGSLTSGIVGYITVLAVGKRHQKKLAQKAN